The nucleotide window GACGGAAAatgacaaaatttaaaaattatgggTACGGGGACGGCATATATAtactaatcaaaaatataaaatatttataaaataataaaattatatagtgaatctaacataattatatattctttaCTATAATATGTCTATATTGCcagctaaaaataaaaaagaaactatAGGAAAGAAGCTTTAGTCTATTTCTAAGGAGAAAGAGGGCAAGGCGTTGATGGGCACGAGGCTTCCAAGCCAAAGCTTGTTCCTTCGGCTCCAGCTATAAGTGTTTTGGCTCAAGTTTATTTTACTTCAATCAAGCAGCATAACAGTGACAGTTAAAACACAATTACACAAGCATTAGGTCCCGTGAAAACTAGTCTTATTCAACAACTAAGTTCTCTAACCGTCCCCAAGCCGTACCAGTGATGTCCCCGTGAAGTACTCGTCCCCGAAACGTTTCCAGTACCGGTACGGCACCTAAACAGACGTCCCCATGCTTCATAGATGGTCATCCTCTAGACTTTGATTTACCGGTTCTCAAGCTCTCAGCGAGCTTCTGGATCAGATCTATCGGTTACTCTACAATTTTACCGTGTCAATTCACTCATTGATCGGATGAACTTTACACTTTAGCGGTGGATGACTTAGATATTGTTCAGATGTAACATATACGAGTGTAatgtcatatttgaatatatttattttgatggatatgtaccaaaaataaatcaatattaCATGTAATATAAAAGTTATCACTATATTCTAAGaagtttatcaaaaatataagttaacattaaatgtaattgtCCATGTCATATTTAGCCATAAGCCGTGTCATCAATTTTAGTAACCATGTCATTTTCTGTGTGAAAATGATTGTAAAAAGGATAGGTGGTAaatcactttttaaataatgtcTTAGCTAGGGACTAGGGAATAATATTTGCtgttatatatagtttttttttttgaaaatgtatattcTGAAAGAGTTCATCATAAATGTAACATTACTTTTCTATGCTTTTTTCTCAGTCATAGCTTCTATAATTTATGTAAATGGTTTGTTTCAAAGTTTATTATATTCTGAAAAAGTcattgttttgatttagaaaatattaagaGTTTCCAAATTACCATATCTTAAAATTATCGGAGCCAATTACATAGCATTGACCAAAATGCAAAAATATGGCTAGAGTCGAAAAAGTATTTTACAATATACGAGAAAGAATTCGAGCGTAGAGGCTAAAGATAAAATAAGGATTTTCTTCAAAACAACGTCTGGATAAAATGTATCGCATGATTATGcaaacataaaaatcaaatagagCTCTAGTCAACTTTGAAGGAAATTTTTGATAAACAAAGAGAGATACTCCATCATGTTTTAGAGGGatggaaaaatataatattttagaatttcaagGAAGTGGAAAATATATTTCCGCCATTCTTAGAATGGTAGCACAACTGAATTATTATGGTAAACCCATCGCAAATGCATAAATGCTCAAAAAGATGTATCTCACATCTCACAGTTAATCGGATTTGGACTGAACAGAAGCTTAGAGAAAATATAAGAGTAGAGtatatattatagatatttgaTGTAATACATACCGAATCGTAAAAGACAAAAGCAAAAGATGTTTTGAAGAACATAAATGAAGaaggaaaataaaaactctATGAAAATGATATGATATTTGTTCTAGTACCATTTTTAACAAAGTAATTAAGTTTGGTTatgtttcaattttattttttaatatttaaaacatgATATATGTTAGTTGttagaaaattttgttttacataaggttttcattttttcttttggataTGTTTTTGTATGGAACagcattatataaaaataataaggtTCATGCATATACTCAATACAGCAGTACCAttcatagcataaaaatatgATAGACACGTATGCTAATACAGGTTTACAATTTCTTTTTTTGGATTCAATGCGTTGGCTACAGGTGAGAATCGAATAACTTACCACGGAGAGTTTACTTTACGAACAAATTCTTTGAATATTCTAAATAAAAAGGAAGAAAGATGTTTTAGCTTTTTTCCTTACGTGGAAAAGGTGCGAAACATAATGGCCTATTAGCAAATGGATGAAGAAACTATAAATAAATCACACTATTAAGAAAGTTAAAAGTTAGTAGTTAAGAGATTAAAATAGGAAAAATTGTGAAACATAGTGGGCAACTGGGCATTCACGACTCACGAGAGCAGATCCAAAACCCTTTTCAATATATTTCATAGTAAAGTAGGAATCATTCAGAATACCGCCTTCCACAATGGTAAATTTAAGAGCAAATTGGAACATAAAACATcacaaaagaaataaacaacGAACTAAGTTAAGTGTGGTGCTCACGAGCTTGTTCGCAAGTAGACGGCAAAACTACAAGAGTTCAGAATTAAGAATGTGTTggcaagaagaaaaaaaaacacaaaaactttaaaacgaACAGAAGGAAAACAAATATGGCAAAGCTGCAAAGTCAAATTGGGTCGGTGGGTGATAACAAGTTACCAACCCACCTTACCCTCACTACGCCGTCCTCCCTAGTTTGAACATGTGCATTTTCTTCGTTACAAACTTACAACCAATCAATTTTGATATAACATTACTTTTAACCACATTAATCTTTTCTCCAAAATTTATGTCATTACTTcaaaaacacacataaatatatatacagtgACCAACATAAAAACaggttaatataattttaaataaattattgtttgacAAAACtaacaaatataatattctaataaatatttCTGTTTAAATTAATAGTTGttgtatataaaaacatatctaactaaatctttttataaaatatatatctaactAAATCTCACCTCTTAAATACTAAAacataaacaatatataatCACTAAGTCATAAATTCAAATGTTAGGATATTTCTTATTGAATATATCTTTGAAAAGTGATAACTGTATTTCAATcaatttctcttttctttttgttcaaaaaataaaaatggaaattcAGTCTTATACATTGACTAATTTGTATGTATATGTCATAGTTACTGTTTTCCTTACCAAGGTTATTTATAATAGTGGCAAAGGAAGAGTACAGGCTAATTTGAATAAGTACCTAAATACTTAGGTTCTAGAAGTTATTTCCATCTTTATCTACCAACTAAAAAGTCGGCATGAAGCTCTCAAACAGATGGTCCACCTATTCGTAGAGTACACAACCTTTTGTTTGGAGACCGCTAATTCGAGAATTCTATATTATTTAGGTTTGGtactatttagttttttttgttgaaaaagaCTACTATCTGTTCACTTAAATCTATAATTGATAATTATAGTTTTcgttaaaaataaaagtaacgTTTTGTGCTCTCTCATATCTATGGGTTCACGTCTGATTTGCCAACTCTACTATCTATTATGAGTTTGTAATATTAACAATTATATATCATACAAAATAATTAACTTGTATTTTGTCTTtgccatatatatatgttaaattactaatacacactttttttttctcaacatcAATTTTCATTAACCAACGATGAATACAAGATTATAACCACACAAGTTAAACCTAACTTACAAACGATGAAATCTAATAACACCTAAGTCACTAAGTTGGATCTTATGCTACCCAATTTGAAACGTCGCTGCATTTTTCACCACTCGGAAACGACACCAACTCACGACACGAGCTGACCGTTCTTTGGACCATACACATTTCAGTAGGTCATTCATTCAATTATTTGGGTTAATTAATTACACCAACCATAAATTTAAGAGaaaaaattagaaacaaaataatttaataaatattttaaagatcaACTGCGTTTTGAGAAAAACTAGTATGCAACCCTactttgtcttcttttttttttaacattgcaACCCTACTTTGTTGAAGAACtctaattttgaataatttaatGGACAGTGATAGACATGTTATTCGTGGAATAATTGTTTTTGATTCGCAATCTTTTTCATGCAACATTTTTGAGTCCATTGTTAGAAAGTCTTGCTTGCACCATGATCAATGAATAGCTTCAAGTTCAACAACCACCACACTACTTAAAGAGCATTTCCGCTGTAATTTTATCACcatgaagtttcaaaaaaaaagtttatcaagatgaatatctattaaataaaataaattgttatttataaCAAGTAtacttatttataataattatttttaatagggtgaatttgtaatatatatatatatataaaggagaaataaattaaatatctaaCGATGTGAGGATTTTATTGAAAAATGTGTCAATTTAGTTCAAAAATTGACAGAAAACTCTATTTTCATGTGTTCCCGTGCATTTGACGTGTCATGTATAACTAATTTGTTATACTATACtatatttagtaaaaaaatagtatataaaacTCGATCCATATCAATATCAGaagattaattatatataaactaaaaagagGTAAATGTGATGGTTCTACGCGACGGAGGAATGTTATAACAGATTATATTGTTTGATAAATAGAATAGCCTCTGTTTGGCTAGGTTAACAATATTTAACTTCATCTTGATCATCTttagtttttaataataaaatcataatatattttcattagtaaatgattaattttaatcaataaaataaattaattgattcaTAGTAATGATACACTAACATAACATAACAcaagtttatttattataaaatcatatttttattatacgCTCTCTAAAcaaagtagaaaaaaaaacaaatattatatttgCAATGCAGTAACCAGAGATAGAGCTGTTGAAGTAATGAATGAGGAGAATCATGAGGTGTATGAGGTAATACAATTAGGAGAAGAGTTGATGGAGTTGTCGTCGGAGAGTGGCGACAGTGTCGGAGAAAAAACATTGGAACCAATGGAGTAGTGAAGGAGAAGAATCAGTAGGCAGGGAAAGAGATACGatttgaaaatgaagaagatgaaaagtGTATCATACTATACTATACTTATAAAATAGAATGGAACATATGACACAAATTATTGTTCATCTTCCCCAATTTTAACCATCGCAtgattcttcatcttctttaagTATATTGATTCACATGTTTACCTTACAATTGGTGATATTGTTTCTTGACACCTAATTCTATTCAATCATACCGGATTTACCAAGATTATGTTCGTTTTTTGGTAGTCGCGATAGGAACTTTCAATCCCAATGTAATCATAAAGTTAATTCTCATAATTGTATCTCTCTGATATACTTCTTTTATGTTCTCCAACAGCTGTTCAGAATCtcttctattatttttttagaataaaaGACGAAGATATCTCATCTTGTTTCACGCGCATGCAAGGAtgtgtttgtttcttttcacaacaatatataacaaatcataatcaatcaGTTGTTATGggtataaattttttttctctgatgAATATGGAATCcagtttctcttttaataagaGGATCTATAGTTCTATACCCCTTTTTTGGTCAAAAGAGGATTTACActttaaatgttaaatattaCTCAAGTAATTCTCTTTGGCATATCTTGTACATGTAACATGTCATGTTTCGTTGGAAAACATCAATGTGGCCATGTGTTCAATGTAGTTGGGTGGTCATCTCTTCCAATCCATCTAGCTAGGTCTAGCTAGTATATGCTAATTACCAATATGCCAgtaatttttctttaatttgtaattacaaaaagtatattaagCAATACTCTTCGAAAGTATTATGAAGTAAAGCTTTAAAAATTACgtagtttttttatataatggaATTTTGGGTCAACTGATTACTACGatttttagttcttttttatAGTCACAAGAAAAATATACCTCTTTTACCAGAATCCTAAATTGAATGGTGATATTACGTCATAACAAGCCAAACCGACTAATGTTTTGCAGATTAGTGCATTGTTTCTGAACCGGACACGGATTAGTGTTTATttctttatcattttttttgttgcattAGACTGTTCATTGTTTGTCCATTCCAGCAAATACTAAAACTGATAAATAATTGATAGAAAAACAGTCTAATCTACATCAAATTAATCAGCTCCGTTCGTTGCCATCATTCCAAAACCTTAAAAATGTATCTTAATAACAACAaccaaaatgtaaaataaaaaacaaagaaaacagaGCCCAAAGCCTCGTCACATCTGCCCATAAATACCCTTCACCGAGTCGCAAAGTCCTACACCACATTCAGTTCTCtctctcaatctctctctcttaaaGATTACCGAGACATACTCTTAGTTTCGGTGAAGAAAAAGAACAATGACGAAAGATGTGGCTGGAGAGAAGGGATCGTTCTCCGGAAAAGACTATCAAGATCCACCACCTGAACCTCTGTTCGACGCTACTGAGCTTGGGAGGTGGTCTTTTTACAGAGCTCTCATAGCTGAGTTCATAGCCACTCTCCTCTTCCTCTATGTCACCGTTATGACTGTCATTGGTTACAAGAGCCAGACCGATCCAGCCCTTAACCCTGACCAGTGTGCAGGTGTTGGTGTACTCGGCATCGCTTGGGCCTTTGGTGGCATGATCTTCATCCTTGTCTACTGCACTGTCGGAATCTCTGGTTGGTTCCTATTTCTCTAATTAATTTAGtgtgttttacattttttcctCTGTTTCATAATTATTAAAACAGACATTAcaatttttcaattaattttcttatactatataattaataaaacagTTTTCagtgaaattaaaaaaatgatatagaaatattataaaatgtaaTATTGTAAAGCACCAAAAATCTTTTGAAATATATTGTGTATTAGTAAACAATATAATATTCAATTGTAATAAAATTcggttttgttttgtctttaaGCTCGCGTCAATGTTTTAGTTCAACTTATTTTAATGGTCCAGGTGGACATATAAACCCGGCCGTGACGTTTGGGCTGTTCTTGGCTCGGAAAGTGACGTTGGTGAGAGCAGTAATGTACATGGTGGCTCAGTGCCTCGGTGCAATTTGCGGTGTGGCTTTGGTTAAGTCCTTCCAGTCTTCTTACTACACCCGCTACGGTGGTGGCGCAAACGGTCTCACACATGGTTATAGCATCGGCACCGGTGTTGCCGCCGAGATCATCGGTACATTCGTCTTAGTCTACACCGTCTTCTCCGCCACTGACCCCAAGAGGAGTGCGCGTGACTCTCACGTCCCTGTAAGCTCACTATTCCCGTTTTGTTTAGTTAATTACGAGGACGTGATAAAGAGAGTCTCGTTGTTAGGTCATTCCGAAATACACCGCATTAATGGAATACGTAGAATTTCCGTGTCCTATACGGCTATACAGCCCACTATGATATCATCACCAAAGTAGTACTAGTATTAAACAGCATAGAGATGAATAATATGCATTTATTGGGGTGGACACACTAATATCAATCTATCATGATTATCATCTACGTCCAAAAACATGGCCGACCATGAAATTTCTGGAGTTGAAACATTTTTTGatcaatacatatatttatcttaattaACTTGGGAGtaataaaatatacttattAACCATTAATTTTATAGGAGTCCTAACGATATTCTATCTCGCTATGCTTGGAACCAGTACTATTATGGTCTAAAAATATAACGTTTTGTTTAGTAAATGATTTTTGCTGCAAACTTATGTATATTTGGATATTGGATCCGTGCCGATAACCGAACAAGATATTATGAAAAGAATTagatattatgtatatattttgttcTAGCCTAGTTTCAGATTCTTCACTATAACAAACGACAAAAGTGGACATTGTCATCAACACTTTTTGTCTTTCACGCCTTTCTGCATCATACATGAATGTCCTTTTCTTTGAAAATGGTCCCAAGGTCCATTTGCAACCACGTATCCTTCTCTAAAACTTTGAGACACAAACATaactatattaataatatttggaGTCTACACTACCTGTCTCGTGATTTAGTAACATGTATCTTTTGTTATTGTTGATGATGTGGTAACTGAAGGTATTGGCTCCATTACCAATTGGATTTGCGGTATTCATTGTTCACTTAGCTACAATCCCAATCACGGGCACTGGCATTAACCCAGCAAGAAGTCTTGGAGCTGCAATCATCTACAACAAGGACCAAGCTTGGGACCATCATGTTCGTGTTacaatctataatattttatttcttcctCTTTGATCTTATTTTCTTTGACAAGATTTTATTAACgttttctcctttttctttaCAGTGGATATTTTGGGTTGGTCCGTTTGCGGGTGCAGCCCTTGCGGCTTTCTACCATCAGTTTGTGTTGAGGGCTGGTGCGGTGAAGGCTCTCGGGTCCTTCAGGAGCCAGTCTCACGTTTAAATTTGGATTTACTCAATTAGcaaagagaagaaaataaatagCGGCTTTTATGTATTGTGTTGGAACCTAGCTAGTGGCATGTAGACTGTAGTATCGAATTCTTGCTTGGTGAAGTGAGGGTTTGAATGTGACTTGTGGGCCAACTTTGAAATGCTACTTCTCTTATATCTATGTCTACTTCTTAACTTTATATTGCTCTATTTTATTAGTTTGCTGAATTTCGGATGATCAACTTTCCACTTGAGAGTATAAAGAGCTACGATCCCGATCAATACATACACTGATAGACATGTGCTAAAACAtacatcaaaatatatttattttaaattttatacacAAACTAATAATATTGACATATTTTCCGTTAGTCAAATGTTGAAAGATAATGACATGTAATTAATGGAAGCTTACGTATTGTTGAGGTGTCTATTacgatttaaaatattaattattaaaaatctttTTTGTCAATTACATTGAAGTGGGGGTTAGAACTCGGGATGAAtcattgaaaattaaaaaaaaaagttaaatatttatcagtgggaaaataattacaaaaagaactaaaagaaaagaaaaaaaaaagaaaaaaaaaaatcggtttTGACCACAACAAAAACTGATCTAATAAAGTTTAGGTTTTTCCTTAAACCCATTTCCTAAATTTCACGAAATTAGAAGCTTTAAGTTCCGTTCCTCTCTGTTCTCAACTTCTCGCCGAAGATTACAAACAGGATCTCTCATAAATGGCCGCTAGGTTTCTTAGTTTGAAACGAGCTTTGTCTGTCTACCTCACTAACCAACAACCTCGTGTTCCTCTGTTTCAAggtatcatttttttctttatctccAAGCTGCGTAACTGTCACAATCTTCTCACCCGACTAGCCGCTATCATCGTATTTACTCTGTTTCATAAGGAGTAATAGTTGTTCTGATGTGCAAAAGTTGTTCTGAGATCTCTTACCTTGGAGTTTCCTCTGCTTGCCTGTTGTTGTGCACTGACTGTTTTAGCTGCTAGTAACAATGGCCgtctcattttaaaaaatgatctTAGCAGGCAAGCTTGCGCAATCAAAGTCACTCTTGAGCAGAGATTATGCTTATGGGGGATTACTACAGAGGCACTTTAGTGAAACTGCAGCAACCAATGGCTGCTGCAACTCTTCAAACTCTGCTGTTGAACTTTCCAAGGCTCCCTATACCTCCCCTGCAACGGCCTCTGAGGAACTGATTGTGAAGTACAAGTCCCAGTTGAAAATAAACCCGAGGCATGACTTCATGATGGTCTTTACTTGCAAGGTCTGTGAGACACGATCAATGAAGATGGCGAGCAGAGAGTCATACGAGAAGGGAGTTGTGGTTGTACGGTGTGAAGGGTGTGATAATCTACATTTGATTGCAGACCGTCGTGGTTGGTTTGGA belongs to Brassica rapa cultivar Chiifu-401-42 chromosome A07, CAAS_Brap_v3.01, whole genome shotgun sequence and includes:
- the LOC103829995 gene encoding probable aquaporin PIP2-5 encodes the protein MTKDVAGEKGSFSGKDYQDPPPEPLFDATELGRWSFYRALIAEFIATLLFLYVTVMTVIGYKSQTDPALNPDQCAGVGVLGIAWAFGGMIFILVYCTVGISGGHINPAVTFGLFLARKVTLVRAVMYMVAQCLGAICGVALVKSFQSSYYTRYGGGANGLTHGYSIGTGVAAEIIGTFVLVYTVFSATDPKRSARDSHVPVLAPLPIGFAVFIVHLATIPITGTGINPARSLGAAIIYNKDQAWDHHWIFWVGPFAGAALAAFYHQFVLRAGAVKALGSFRSQSHV
- the LOC103829996 gene encoding uncharacterized protein LOC103829996 isoform X2 translates to MAARFLSLKRALSVYLTNQQPRVPLFQGKLAQSKSLLSRDYAYGGLLQRHFSETAATNGCCNSSNSAVELSKAPYTSPATASEELIVKYKSQLKINPRHDFMMVFTCKVCETRSMKMASRESYEKGVVVVRCEGCDNLHLIADRRGWFGEPGSVEEFLAAQGEEFKKGSMDSLSLTVEDLAGEKMSSE
- the LOC103829996 gene encoding uncharacterized protein LOC103829996 isoform X1, producing MAARFLSLKRALSVYLTNQQPRVPLFQAGKLAQSKSLLSRDYAYGGLLQRHFSETAATNGCCNSSNSAVELSKAPYTSPATASEELIVKYKSQLKINPRHDFMMVFTCKVCETRSMKMASRESYEKGVVVVRCEGCDNLHLIADRRGWFGEPGSVEEFLAAQGEEFKKGSMDSLSLTVEDLAGEKMSSE